A single genomic interval of Cygnus olor isolate bCygOlo1 chromosome 17, bCygOlo1.pri.v2, whole genome shotgun sequence harbors:
- the SPRING1 gene encoding SREBP regulating gene protein produces the protein MVPCGALLWRRLLRKRWVLGVVFGLSLVYFLSSTFKQEERTVRDRNLLQVQEHEQPILWKDQFSSGNSSHLSNQCRNSVQGKLLITDELGYICERKDLLVNGCCNVNVPSTKLYSCDSCLPNGCCSVYEYCVSCCLQPNKQHLLERFLNRAAIAFQNLFMAVEDRFELCLAKCRTSSQSVQHENTYRDPIAKYCYGEYPPELLPV, from the exons ATGGTGCCCTGCGGGGCGCTGCTGTGGCGGCGGCTGCTGCGGAAGCGCTGGGTGCTCGGCGTCGTCTTCGGGCTCTCCCTCGTTTATTTCCTCAGCAGCACCTTCAAGCAG GAAGAAAGGACGGTGAGAGATCGCAACCTCCTCCAAGTGCAAGAGCACGAGCAGCCCATCCTGTGGAAGGACCAGTTCAGCTCAGGGAACAGCAGCCATCTGAGCAACCAGTGCAGGAATTCTGTTCAGGGGAAGCTTCTCATCACAGATGAACTGG gctaCATCTGTGAGAGGAAGGACTTACTGGTCAATGGCTGTTGTAACGTCAACGTGCCCAGCACAAAGCTGTACAGCTGTGATAGCTGCCTTCCCAACGGCTGCTGTAGTGTGTATGAGTACTGTGTTTCCTGTTGCCTGCAGCCCAACAAG cAACATCTTCTGGAGCGTTTCTTGAACCGGGCAGCTATTGCTTTCCAAAACCTCTTCATGGCAGTTGAAGATCGTTTTGAGTTGTGTCTGGCGAAATGTAGGACTTCATCACAG AGTGTGCAGCATGAAAACACCTATAGAGATCCAATTGCAAAATACTGCTATGGCGAATAtcccccagagctgctgcctgtttgA